Part of the Vulpes vulpes isolate BD-2025 chromosome 6, VulVul3, whole genome shotgun sequence genome, CTCTGTCCTCGAGCCTCCACGGCTCTCCTTACCCCCCTCTCCCAACTGCACAGGCTCATCATCTCCCTTAGATGCTGCATGCTGGGTGGTCACAAGCCTGGGACACCGGCCCTAGACACCCAGTCCCCTCTCTGAGGAGGTGCCCCCGCTGTGCACCCTCCCTGAGGACACCTCCCCGCTGTCCTTTCAGAGCGAGGAGCAGCCACCATGAagctctgcctccttctgtgCCTGATGCTCTTCAGCTCGCCGGGCGCCAGCCTGCACCGCCACCGCCCCCGGGAGATGAAGAAGAGAGTCAAGGAGCCGCCTGTGGCCAGCACGGTGGCCCCCGCCAGCAGGGACTTCGCCTTCGACCTCTACAGGGCCTTGGCTACAGCTGCCCCCGATCAGAATATCTTCTTCTCCCCTCTGAGCATCTCCACGACCCTGGCCATGCTGTCCCTGGGGGCTGGATCGTCCACAAAGGTGCAGATCCTAGAAGGCCTGGGCCTCCGTCCCCAGGAGGGCTTGGAGGAGGCGCTGCACCGCAGGATCCACCAGCTGCTGCGGGACTTCGCCCAGCCCAGGGAGGACATCCAGCTGAGCCTCGGCAATGCCCTGTTCATCAGCCCCACCGTGCGCCTCCAGGACACCTTCCTCCAGGCCGTGAAGACGCTGTACCTGGCAGACACTTTCCCCACCAACTTTGGGGACCCTGCGGGGGCCCAGAAGCAGATCAATGATTACGTGGCGAAGCAAACCAAAGGCAAGATCGTGGACTTAGCTAAGGACCTGGATAGCACTGAGGCCATGGTGATGgtgaattacattttctttaaaggtaAGACCCCGGTGCTCTGGGCTGAACgctctcctttcctctgcttttGTCAAAAGGGCCCCCCAAGTCCCACACCCATAAAGGTGAGAGAGTAGAGTTAGTCCCTTCTGGTGCCTTGTTGACAGAGTGAGGCCAACAATCAGCAGAGGGTAGGTCAGGCATCTTCCTAAGGTGTAAGGGGATGTCAGTGACCTCGGCTGCTGTCCCCCCTCCACCTGCCACCCTGGGAAGAGCTGGCTCTTGTTCATGGGCCTTGGGCCCCAACTTCCACCACGAGATTGCCATGGCCACCGTACTGCCACTCAGGGAAGGATTGTAGGTCTTAGAAGGGCCTTGGAGGGCCTCCCCCTTCCCCTACACCCTTGCCCCCATGCCCTCCTAGGGGCTAGGCTCTTCTTTCAGCAGAGAAATCCCTCGACAAGCACCTGGCCTCTGGAGAGTCTTCTCCCCCCGTCCCACAACAGCTGATCCCCCCAGCTCCATCTCCCTGACGTTTCTGGTGGATACCCCTACTCATCTCCGCTCTCacgtctgcttctccttctggatGCAGAACCCCTTTGGTGCCCCCATGTGGGGCCTGGCTGAGGATGTGGAGGCAGGAGTAGAtaaagaggggaggaagggagagaggaaagagggaaacagCTTGTTAACTGCCTCCCCCTTCCTAGGAGCACAGATGGCGAGCATCCAGCTTGGAGTCCGAGTTTtcatgtcccccacccccccatgcaggactctctctctctgacaccaGGCTGCAGGGGACAACTGTGACAGAAGCTatgtggggtcctggggtgggcTCCGTATCTTACGTCTACTAAGAAGATGCAGAGAACTATCTGTATCTCGTTGATGCAGAAGAGCTGGAGGGATCAGACACAGCAGGAAGCATAAGTGAGGGCTTCTCAGTAGGAAAAGTCCTGTATGTCCAGGAACCTTACAAACTCTCTCCCCCAAACTGAGATCAAAATCCAAAAATGGGAAAAGAGTGAAAAACAGAATAACTCCCCAAGGTGTAGTGTGGCTTTGTCAGCCGTCATTACTGCGGACCTTCTTCTAGAAGATATTTGACCTTGAGTAACACCAGAGATCAAACAAACAACTTTGGCAGTTAAGGGCCTCCAAGGACATGAAAACCATCCCCTTTGCTTTGCACACGTGGAAGGAAAACCCCATAGAAAGTTCAGGCACGTCCCCGAAGTTATAAAAAGG contains:
- the SERPINA5 gene encoding plasma serine protease inhibitor isoform X2 → MKLCLLLCLMLFSSPGASLHRHRPREMKKRVKEPPVASTVAPASRDFAFDLYRALATAAPDQNIFFSPLSISTTLAMLSLGAGSSTKVQILEGLGLRPQEGLEEALHRRIHQLLRDFAQPREDIQLSLGNALFISPTVRLQDTFLQAVKTLYLADTFPTNFGDPAGAQKQINDYVAKQTKGKIVDLAKDLDSTEAMVMVNYIFFKAKWETGFNHKSTRKQDFHVTSETVVQVPMMKQEDHYYYYVDRNLSCRVVGVPYKGNATALFVLPGEGQMGQLENGMSEKTLKKWLKMFTKRQLELYLPKFSIEGSYQLDKVLPTLGINDVFTSHADLTGMTNDTNIQVSEMVHKAMVEVDESGTQAAAATEAIFMFKSAPMRPHKIMFNRPFMMLIVENATNILFLGKVTHP